One Sphingomonas sp. FARSPH DNA segment encodes these proteins:
- a CDS encoding histidine phosphotransferase family protein: MSVSPVDFASLLCSRLCHDLLSPVGALNNGLELLGDEPDEEMRARVFALLSESARTSANKLKFFRLAFGAGGGFGERIDVREAKTAIEGLLADAKRTTLGWLVEGDALPKTAIKVLLNLALIANEALVRGGTLDVAGEENGGQIEIAVKIEGPRIILDPDIRATLTDGARESDVTPRAAAAYLVHTLVAEAGGAVQVSEPAENVMILGAVFNAG; this comes from the coding sequence ATGTCCGTCAGCCCGGTCGATTTCGCCAGCCTGCTCTGTTCGCGGCTGTGCCACGACCTGCTCTCGCCCGTCGGTGCGCTCAACAACGGGCTCGAACTGCTCGGCGACGAACCCGACGAAGAGATGCGCGCCCGCGTCTTCGCGCTGCTCAGCGAGAGCGCCCGCACGTCGGCGAACAAGCTCAAGTTCTTCCGCCTCGCGTTCGGTGCGGGCGGCGGCTTCGGCGAGCGGATCGACGTGCGCGAGGCGAAGACCGCGATCGAGGGCCTGCTCGCCGATGCCAAACGTACGACGCTCGGCTGGCTGGTCGAGGGCGATGCCCTGCCCAAGACCGCGATCAAGGTGCTGCTCAACCTCGCGCTCATCGCCAACGAGGCGCTGGTGCGCGGCGGCACGCTCGACGTCGCGGGCGAGGAGAATGGCGGCCAGATCGAGATCGCGGTGAAGATCGAGGGGCCGCGCATCATCCTCGACCCCGATATCCGCGCCACACTGACCGATGGCGCGCGCGAAAGCGATGTGACGCCGCGCGCCGCTGCCGCCTATCTCGTCCATACCCTCGTCGCGGAGGCGGGCGGTGCGGTGCAGGTCTCGGAACCGGCGGAGAACGTCATGATCCTTGGCGCGGTGTTCAACGCCGGTTGA
- a CDS encoding chemotaxis protein CheA, with the protein MDDLLQDFIAETRETLEALSGEIVAWEAQPTDRARLDAIFRFVHTVKGSCGFLDLPRLARLSHAAEDVLAAVRDGKRTPDTGLVNAVLAVVDRIGELVEAIDSGASLDDSSEDLLIAALEDDAGPTATQVQAAAPRLNSRSVRLNVDLLDRMMSSMSEMVLARNELARRLRDEQVDPLVEAALERLSLTVAEMRDTVTRTRMQKVEALFSALPRMVRDTAAELGKQVQLSIEGSDVELDREMIELMRDPLVHIIRNAVDHGIEAPGDRRAAGKRDAGRLTVSARQSGNQILIEIADDGRGIDTERLAAKAIAQKLHTPAEIAAMDAKARLDLVFHAGLSSRDTVTAVSGRGVGMDVVRANLENIGGRIELINQAGRGLTIVIYVPLTLSIMSTVVVGAGGQRFAIARQSVEEILNVRGEAVRIDRVGDAAVATVRGRRLPLVALGRLLGLGGVDGLEDANGKLAIVATRDGDYALAIDTVLDTEELVVKPAAPAVMATGVYAGQTLPDSGLPMLLLDGAGIAAVAGLRFQRPVAADQAEAVVAEAGIAALLFEDLDGERRVLPLAAIDRVEPVPVDAIRHTGGRLRLAIGDRLVPLHAVAAIRDRDEVPVLRLTDGDTELAYAIHEAMEIVTLPHDIAAATTPGAIVGVVIVEGEQVELVDPLALFAAADVAPPSERLCLLHTDGSGWMETFLRPTIEAAGYRCVAHVPPGASADVVVTMDGPADRPGQATLLLDGGGAPVLRLRRERNGAATSIYRYDRPALIAALARAVGE; encoded by the coding sequence ATGGACGACCTGCTTCAGGATTTCATCGCCGAGACGCGCGAGACGCTGGAGGCGCTCTCGGGCGAGATCGTCGCGTGGGAGGCGCAGCCGACCGATCGCGCGCGCCTCGATGCGATCTTCCGCTTCGTCCATACGGTGAAGGGTAGCTGCGGCTTCCTCGACCTGCCCCGCCTTGCCCGGCTCAGCCATGCGGCCGAAGACGTGCTCGCCGCGGTGCGCGACGGCAAGCGTACGCCCGACACCGGGCTCGTCAACGCGGTGCTCGCGGTGGTCGACCGCATCGGCGAACTGGTGGAAGCGATCGATTCGGGCGCCAGTCTGGATGATTCGAGCGAAGACCTGCTCATCGCCGCGCTGGAGGATGATGCCGGCCCAACCGCGACGCAGGTGCAGGCCGCCGCGCCGCGCCTCAACAGCCGCTCCGTCCGTCTCAACGTCGACCTGCTCGATCGAATGATGAGCAGCATGTCGGAAATGGTGTTGGCGCGAAATGAACTCGCCCGCCGGCTGCGCGACGAACAGGTCGACCCGCTGGTCGAGGCGGCGCTGGAACGCCTGTCGCTGACCGTCGCCGAGATGCGCGACACGGTGACGCGCACGCGCATGCAAAAGGTGGAGGCGCTATTTTCCGCGCTGCCGCGCATGGTCCGCGACACCGCCGCCGAACTCGGCAAGCAGGTGCAGCTGAGCATCGAGGGATCGGACGTCGAACTCGACCGCGAGATGATCGAGCTGATGCGCGATCCGCTCGTCCACATCATCCGCAACGCGGTCGATCACGGGATCGAGGCGCCGGGTGACCGCCGCGCCGCGGGCAAGCGCGACGCCGGCCGGCTTACCGTGTCCGCGCGCCAGTCGGGCAACCAGATCCTGATCGAGATCGCCGACGACGGCCGCGGCATCGATACCGAACGCCTCGCCGCCAAGGCGATCGCGCAAAAGCTTCACACGCCCGCCGAGATCGCGGCGATGGACGCCAAGGCGCGCCTCGATCTCGTCTTTCATGCCGGCCTGTCGAGCCGCGACACCGTCACCGCGGTGTCGGGACGCGGCGTCGGCATGGATGTGGTGCGCGCCAACCTCGAAAATATCGGCGGCCGGATCGAGTTGATCAACCAGGCGGGACGCGGGCTGACGATCGTTATCTACGTGCCGCTGACGCTGTCGATCATGTCGACCGTCGTGGTCGGCGCTGGCGGCCAGCGTTTCGCCATAGCGCGCCAGTCGGTCGAGGAGATCCTCAACGTGCGCGGCGAGGCGGTGCGGATCGACCGGGTCGGCGACGCCGCGGTCGCGACGGTACGCGGTCGCCGCCTGCCGCTCGTCGCGCTCGGCCGGCTGCTCGGGCTGGGCGGCGTCGACGGGCTGGAGGATGCGAACGGCAAGCTCGCGATCGTCGCGACGCGCGACGGCGATTATGCGCTGGCGATCGACACCGTGCTCGATACCGAGGAACTGGTGGTGAAGCCCGCTGCGCCCGCGGTGATGGCGACCGGCGTCTATGCCGGCCAGACGTTGCCCGATTCGGGGCTGCCGATGCTGCTGCTCGACGGGGCGGGGATCGCCGCGGTCGCCGGCCTGCGCTTTCAGCGGCCGGTCGCGGCCGACCAGGCGGAGGCAGTCGTGGCCGAAGCCGGCATCGCGGCGCTGTTGTTCGAGGATCTGGACGGCGAGCGCCGCGTGCTGCCGCTTGCCGCGATCGATCGGGTCGAACCGGTGCCGGTCGACGCCATCCGCCATACCGGCGGCCGCCTGCGCCTCGCGATCGGCGACCGTCTGGTGCCGCTCCACGCGGTCGCCGCCATCCGCGATCGCGACGAGGTGCCCGTGCTGCGTCTGACCGATGGCGATACCGAACTCGCCTACGCCATTCACGAAGCGATGGAGATCGTCACGCTGCCCCACGATATCGCGGCGGCGACGACACCGGGGGCGATCGTCGGCGTGGTCATCGTCGAGGGCGAGCAGGTCGAGCTTGTCGATCCGCTCGCGCTCTTCGCCGCCGCCGATGTCGCGCCGCCATCGGAGCGGCTGTGCCTGCTGCACACCGACGGCAGCGGCTGGATGGAAACCTTCCTGCGCCCGACGATCGAGGCGGCGGGCTATCGCTGCGTCGCGCACGTGCCGCCCGGCGCCAGCGCCGATGTCGTCGTCACGATGGATGGCCCGGCGGATCGACCCGGTCAGGCGACGCTGCTGCTGGACGGCGGTGGCGCGCCCGTGCTGCGCCTGCGCCGCGAACGCAACGGCGCTGCGACCAGCATCTATCGCTATGATCGCCCGGCGCTGATCGCGGCGCTCGCGCGCGCGGTGGGAGAATGA